A region of the Dyadobacter sp. CECT 9275 genome:
ATAACGCCAGGGATGTGGCGGTGATCATGTCCTATATGCACAAAGGCAAAACCTTGCTTGGCTCGGCAACTCCTTCACTGGAAAGTTATTATCATGCCAAAACCGGGCGTTACGGACTGGTAGAAATGACGCAGCGTTTCGGGAATGCAGTACTTCCAAGCTTTGAACTGATCAATACCAAGCTGGAAAAAAAACAGAAGAAAATGAAAAATGAGTTTTCTTCCGTACTGCTGGAACATATCCGCAACAACATCAGCAATAAAGAACAAACGATACTTTTTCAAAACCGGCGAGGTTACTCTCCTTATTTGCAGTGCGAAGAATGTAACTGGATTTCGCAGTGCGCCAATTGCGACGTAAGCCTTACCTACCACCTAAAGGCGGGTGAATTGCGCTGTCACTACTGCGGGCACAAGGAAGAAGTTCCACGCACCTGTCCGTCGTGTGGCTCACCCCGTGTAAAAACCATGGGATACGGTACCGAAAAAATTGAAGACGAACTGCATATTATTTTCCCTGAAGCAAGGGTGCTCCGGATGGACCTGGATACCACCAGGGCCAAAAATGCTTACCAGCAGATTATCCAGGAATTTGAAGAAGGGGGAATCGATATCCTGGTGGGTACACAGATGGTCAGTAAAGGACTGGATTTTGACAATGTCAGCATGGTCGGCATCTTCGATGCTGACCGGATCATTCATTTTCCGGAGTTCAGAGCTTCCGAACGGGCTTTCCAAATGCTGACGCAGGTGAGTGGACGGGCCGGAAGGCGGGCAGACAAGCCAGGAAAGGTTTTGATCCAGACCTCCAACCCCGCACAGCAACTGCTTGAACGCATCGTTACAAACGACTACGTGGGCATGTATGAAACCGAAATCCTTGAACGTGAGCAATATCAGTATCCCCCCTTTACAAGGCTTATCAAACTGACCGTTAAGCATCCTGACGAAGCTACCTCCCGCCGGGCAGCAGACCAGCTGGCGCAAAAACTAACGGTAAATCTGGGTAAAAGCAGGGTACTTGGCCCCGAAGCTCCGCTGGTGGACAGAGTAAGAAATCAGTTTTTGTTCGACATTCTGATTAAACTTGAAAGAGAAAAGATTAATTTTAAGGCGGCAAAGTCATTTATTCAGGAAAAGGTAACTGATATTTTAACCGATAAAACGCTAAAAAGCATCCATATCATCATTGATGTGGACTGTGTATAATAATTTCATACTGCACAATTAACATATGTCTTCCAAAAAAACAAGAATCGTAGCCACGGTTGGTCCCGCATCAGAAACTAAAGAAATGCTATACGCTCTGGCAAAAGCCGGGGTAAACGTTTTCAGACTCAACTTTTCGCATGGTACCCATGCGGACCATCTTGCCAGATTAAATACTATTCGTGAAATCAATGAAGAATATGGATTAAATCTTGCCATTCTGCAGGATTTACAGGGCCCAAAGATCCGTATTGGTATGGTGGCCGAAAAGGATGGTGTCCTCATTGAAGCTGGTAATAAATTAATTCTTTCTAATACCGAAGTGCTGGGTACCTCCGAAAAGGTGAGCACTCCTTACGACGGTATGTACAATGATGTGAAGATCGGAGACCGTATCCTGATGGACGACGGCAAGCTGGAAGTACTCGTTACCGGGCTCGACGGAAGCGACGTGGTCACCGAAGTAATTTATGGCGGTTATCTGAAATCAAAAAAAGGCGTTAACCTGCCCAACACAAAGGTATCCATGCCATCTGTAACTGCGAAGGATTATGAAGACCTTGAATTTGGTCTTGAACATAACGCTGAATGGATCGCGCTTTCCTTCGTTCGCACGGCGTCCGAAATTCTTAAGGTAAAAGAATATATCCGGAACAAAGGCAAGCTTTCCAAAGTAGTTGCCAAAATTGAAAAACCCGAAGCGATCCTGAACATCGACGAAATCATTGAAGCAACCGATGCGATCATGGTTGCCCGCGGTGACCTGGGTGTTGAACTCCCCGCTGAAGAAGTTCCGATGATCCAGAAAATGATCGTGGACAAATGTAATAAAGCCGGTAAACCAGTAATTGTTGCTACCCAGATGCTGGAAAGCATGATCGAAAGCCCGAGAGCTACCCGCGCCGAATTGAACGACGTGGCAAACTCTGTACTGGACGGAGCTGATGCCGTTATGCTCAGCGCAGAAACAGCTTCCGGGAAATACCCCATTTTAGCTGTTGAAAGCATGACACGTACCATTGAAAAAGTGGAGGCTTCCACCAACAGCGTGTACTTCAAACATCATGCTTTTGTAAACGAAACACCGGGTGCTGATAAGCTGAACGACAACGTGGTCATGAGTGCCTGCCGTTTGGCGCGCGATACCCAGGCGGCTGCCATCATCGGAATCACCCGGTCGGGATATACCTCATTCCGCCTGTCTCACCACCGCCCCAAGGCCAACTTGTTTATTTTCACCTCCAACAGGGTTTTAATGAATCAGCTGGCGCTTTACTGGGGTACCAAGGTTTTCTATTACGATCGCTACCAGGGAGTTTCAACAGATGATCTTATTGAGGATATCAAATTGTTCCTGATTGAAAAAGGAGAGCTGCAAAAAGGAGATGTATTTATTAATACACTCAGTATGCCGGTTTCCAAGTTAAGGAAAACCAATACTGTTAAATTAAGCGTGGTAGAATAATATTGCCATATCCATACTTTGATAGAACGGCAGGGGAAATCTCCTGCCGTTTTTTATTTTCAGGTATTCCTAGGAGTATAACGTAAACGATTACTGCATAGGACCATAAAATTTGGAATCGATATTTTTGTATATTTGAAAAGTATCGTACCACTTTCGCCATGATAGCTCCTTCAGGCCCACGCACGGACATTCCTGCCCAAATGATACCCAACGCTCTGATCCATGAAATAATTGACGGCAAACCTCTTTACAGAAAAGGTTACCGTGATGTATTATCCAAAACCAAAAAGATAGAGGATATAATGGGATCCAGTTCGCTGCAGTTTTTTATAATTGATTTTATCTTAAGAATTTTATACAGGAATGTTGATGAGGATCAATATATAATCGCTACCAACGAAGCAGGTTTGCATCTGGACCGGAGAAATAACATTGCCGGAGATATTTTGATATTCGACAAGGATGTGCTGACAATGGATAAAATCAACAGGCATTATTCCCAGGTACCTCCTAAAGTATCCATAGAAATTGATTTGGATATTGAACTCGAAGAACTCACTGAAAGCAGCTACATTTCCATCAAAACCAAAAAACTTCTGGAATTCGGAGCCGAAAAAGTGATCTGGTTTCTTACCGAGCAAAAGAAGGTAATGATTGCAACTAAACATACCGACTGGCTGATGGAGGATTGGGATACTAACGTTGAGATCATGCCTGGAATTACCTGCAACTTAGGCGGATATCTCAAAGAAAAAGGATCTGAATTTGCCTGAGATGAAGGCATATACCTAAAAAACGGCTGAATCATCAAAGCCGTTTTTTATTTTTTCACAACAACTAAGAAAATAGTTTTTAAACTAATTAAATAGTATTACATTTGAAAAACCAAATTTAAACTCTATAAATTCTTATACAGACCTATCATGGAAATTCGTACACTCACACGCGCCGAAGAAGAAGTTATGCGCATCCTGTGGCAATTGAAAAAAGCATTTGTAAAAGATATACTGGCCGAAATGCCGGAGCCCAAGCCTGCCTATAATACGGTTTCAACCATCATCAGGATTCTCGAAAAGAAAGAAGTAGTGGGATACACGGCTTTTGGAAAAACCCACGAGTATTTCCCCCTCATCAGCGAAGAGGAATACAAACGCCATGAAATGAAGCAGCTGATGGTCAATTATTTTGATAATTCATTGCCTAACCTGGTTTCCTTTTTTGTAAAGGACAATGACCTTAAGTCCAAAGATCTGGATGAAATTATGAAACTGATCAATGATCACAAAAACAACTAAACTTTTCTGTTAGCCATGAACATCCTGATCTTTATCGGTAAGGTGAGCCTGTACTGGGTGCTTTTTTATGCCTGTTATCTCCTGTTCCTGCGGCGGCAAACCTTTTTTATCTGGAACCGTTTTTATCTGATCGCAGCACTCATTATTTCGTTTGCCCTTCCGTTTATCATTTACCCTGAGTCTGCACCAGCCCTGCCGGTCATTTACGAGATAACCAGCCAACCCTTTACTGTATCCACCGTCCAGGCAGAAACACCTTCACTGCTTACCCTGACCAATATGCTCTGGTTTGTTTATGCAATAGGAGCTGTGATCAGCGGTTTTAAGTTGTACCGCAGTATACGGCAACTCTCAGGTTTACTGCACGAGGGAGAACGCATTGAGCTGGAAGACTGCACGGTAATTTTAATAGATTCAGATCAGGTTGGTTCCTTTTCCTTCCTGAAATGGATCGTCATCAACAGGAGCGATTACGAAAATCATTTTGACGCTATACTACGGCATGAAATGATCCATGTCGGGCAGAAACACAGTTATGATATTTTATGGATAGAATTTTTAAAAATTATATTCTGGTTTAACCCCATTCTGATCTTTTATAAAAACGCTATCCAGGAAGTACATGAATACCTGGCCGATGAAGCGGCCCCCAACCGTGAAACCTATGCGATGTTTCTGGTTTCCTATGCCCTGAACGCCCCCATTGCTTCGCTGACGAATCATTTTTTCAAACCGTCCCAGATCAAAGCGAGGATCCGGATGATTTATAAAAACCGTTCCTCGAAATGGTTACTTAGTACCTACATGATCACGCTGTTATCTGTCGGCCTGATCGCCCTGGTGGTGGCTGGCTGCGAGCAGATCGTAGAGACGGAAACGCCCGCAGACAATGAAAAGAAAAGCAGCAAATTGAATGCCCGAGTTACCTCGCAACCCTCGCCCCAGAAGGTATTCACGGTGGTGGAAGAGCAACCCGAGTTCCCCGGTGGCATAAAAGCCATGTATGACTTCCTCGGCAGGAACGTTCACTATCCTGAGGCGGCTGCAAAGGCCAATGTAAGCGGACGGGTTTTCCTCTCCTTTGTCGTTTCCGAAACAGGTGAAATAAGCGATATCCTGGTTCTGAAGGGAATCGGCTTTGGCTGCGACGAAGAGGCGGTGCGGGTATTGAAATCATTTCCAAAGTGGGTACCAGGCAAACAGGGAGGCCTGCCGGTGAATGTAAGGTACAATCTGCCCATTAACTTTGAGTTAACCGACGGCCAGCCAGAAATAGTCTCCAAACTGCCTGAAACCCGTGTTCAGATTACACAAAATGGTCCTGCACCCATGTATGTTGTTAACGGCGTGATCATCACAGACACGCTTAGCCTGAAGAAAATTGATCCGGACAACATTCAGTTTATTAATGTCCGGAAAGGCGAGAGCGCCACTGAGGCGTACGGGGAAAAAGGCAAAAACGGAGTAATTGAAATTAAGACCACCTCTCTTTAAGTCAATGGAATCACTCATTTACATTGCCAAAGTAAACCTGTTCTGGATTCTGTTTTATGGAAGCTACTGGCTGCTGTTCCGGAAACATACATTTTTTGTATGGAACAGGTTCTACCTCACCGGAACATTGTTACTTTCCAGTATTCTGCCTCTGGTAGAATTTCCTGAAACGGAACTCCCTCCTTCGGCAAGGGTTGTCCCCGGCATCGTGTATGAGATATCCGCTGCACCTGTGGTACTCACATCAGGCCCGGCTGCAACTCCGGAAACAGATTGGTCACAGCTTGTCTGGATTTTATACTTTACCGGCTCCTGCCTGATGTTACTTCGTTTAATATATGGATTTTATCAAGTGAGAAGGCTGATCAGGCAGGGGGAATGCCTGAAGTTTGATGATTATTCCATCATTCTTTTACCGGAAGGAGAATCTGCCATGAACAAAACCGGCTCTTTTTCATTTTTCAGATGGATGGTAATCAGTGATTATGACTACAAAAATCACCTGGATACTATTCTGAGACATGAATATATCCATATCAGGCAATGGCATAGTATTGACATTATCCTGATCGAATTCCTGAAAGCAGGCTTCTGGTTCAACCCTGCGCTTTGGCTCTATAAACGTTCCATGCAGGAAGTCCACGAATTCCTGGCCGACGAACAGATTGCCAACCGGGAGCATTACGCCAAATTCCTCGTTTCCTACGCATTTAATGCACCGGTTCAGTCTGTTACCAATCATTTTTTCAACTCGTCACTGCTTAAAAACCGGATCAAAATGATATACAAAAACAGAACATCCCGCTGGCTGCTGAGCAAATACCTGATGCTGATTC
Encoded here:
- a CDS encoding Uma2 family endonuclease, with the translated sequence MIAPSGPRTDIPAQMIPNALIHEIIDGKPLYRKGYRDVLSKTKKIEDIMGSSSLQFFIIDFILRILYRNVDEDQYIIATNEAGLHLDRRNNIAGDILIFDKDVLTMDKINRHYSQVPPKVSIEIDLDIELEELTESSYISIKTKKLLEFGAEKVIWFLTEQKKVMIATKHTDWLMEDWDTNVEIMPGITCNLGGYLKEKGSEFA
- a CDS encoding BlaI/MecI/CopY family transcriptional regulator, coding for MEIRTLTRAEEEVMRILWQLKKAFVKDILAEMPEPKPAYNTVSTIIRILEKKEVVGYTAFGKTHEYFPLISEEEYKRHEMKQLMVNYFDNSLPNLVSFFVKDNDLKSKDLDEIMKLINDHKNN
- the pyk gene encoding pyruvate kinase, whose protein sequence is MSSKKTRIVATVGPASETKEMLYALAKAGVNVFRLNFSHGTHADHLARLNTIREINEEYGLNLAILQDLQGPKIRIGMVAEKDGVLIEAGNKLILSNTEVLGTSEKVSTPYDGMYNDVKIGDRILMDDGKLEVLVTGLDGSDVVTEVIYGGYLKSKKGVNLPNTKVSMPSVTAKDYEDLEFGLEHNAEWIALSFVRTASEILKVKEYIRNKGKLSKVVAKIEKPEAILNIDEIIEATDAIMVARGDLGVELPAEEVPMIQKMIVDKCNKAGKPVIVATQMLESMIESPRATRAELNDVANSVLDGADAVMLSAETASGKYPILAVESMTRTIEKVEASTNSVYFKHHAFVNETPGADKLNDNVVMSACRLARDTQAAAIIGITRSGYTSFRLSHHRPKANLFIFTSNRVLMNQLALYWGTKVFYYDRYQGVSTDDLIEDIKLFLIEKGELQKGDVFINTLSMPVSKLRKTNTVKLSVVE
- a CDS encoding M56 family metallopeptidase codes for the protein MNILIFIGKVSLYWVLFYACYLLFLRRQTFFIWNRFYLIAALIISFALPFIIYPESAPALPVIYEITSQPFTVSTVQAETPSLLTLTNMLWFVYAIGAVISGFKLYRSIRQLSGLLHEGERIELEDCTVILIDSDQVGSFSFLKWIVINRSDYENHFDAILRHEMIHVGQKHSYDILWIEFLKIIFWFNPILIFYKNAIQEVHEYLADEAAPNRETYAMFLVSYALNAPIASLTNHFFKPSQIKARIRMIYKNRSSKWLLSTYMITLLSVGLIALVVAGCEQIVETETPADNEKKSSKLNARVTSQPSPQKVFTVVEEQPEFPGGIKAMYDFLGRNVHYPEAAAKANVSGRVFLSFVVSETGEISDILVLKGIGFGCDEEAVRVLKSFPKWVPGKQGGLPVNVRYNLPINFELTDGQPEIVSKLPETRVQITQNGPAPMYVVNGVIITDTLSLKKIDPDNIQFINVRKGESATEAYGEKGKNGVIEIKTTSL